The following proteins are encoded in a genomic region of Brachypodium distachyon strain Bd21 chromosome 1, Brachypodium_distachyon_v3.0, whole genome shotgun sequence:
- the LOC100822203 gene encoding uncharacterized protein LOC100822203, whose amino-acid sequence MLLLRAAPTAYAKVDKVDAEEARHWKAQFLIHKLLDDGRRPPATRRPAAAFARGGACRARIGVRLKRLRLAVRSFRLRVCRSVHKHLRNIARLGSPRS is encoded by the coding sequence atgctgctgctgagggCGGCGCCCACGGCCTACGCGAAGGTGGACAAGGTGGACGCCGAAGAGGCGCGGCACTGGAAGGCGCAGTTCCTCATCCACAAGCTGCTCGacgacgggcggcggccgccggcaacgaggcggccggcggctgcATTCGCGAGGGGCGGCGCGTGCAGGGCGAGGATCGGCGTGCGGCTGAAGAGGCTCCGGCTCGCCGTCCGGAGCTTCAGGCTCCGGGTCTGCCGGAGCGTGCACAAGCACCTCAGGAACATCGCCAGGCTCGGCTCTCCTCGTTCTTGA